Proteins from a single region of Phycisphaeraceae bacterium D3-23:
- the nusG gene encoding transcription termination/antitermination protein NusG, with the protein MPETEHDNHTDAEPDSAAPIADESPAAEVIEEEPLVTDGMNWFVLRVASNKEDSVRRTLLRKVKIEGYDGSDPAKPHLVNRLLVPTEKEKVIKAGKQKIVETKLYPGYVFVEMRLEDDGRIPQDIFFLIKETTGVGDFIGTAGRPSPMTLPEVEKMIESSKPPEEQPEVKMEFQIGDHVKITGGPFENMEGTIDETLPDQGKVRVIVTIFGRATPVELEYWLITRAEDE; encoded by the coding sequence ATGCCCGAGACCGAACACGATAACCACACCGACGCCGAGCCGGACTCGGCCGCGCCGATCGCGGATGAATCCCCGGCCGCCGAGGTGATCGAGGAAGAGCCGCTCGTCACCGACGGCATGAACTGGTTCGTCCTCCGCGTCGCCTCCAACAAAGAAGACTCCGTCCGCAGGACCCTCCTGCGCAAGGTGAAGATCGAGGGCTACGACGGCTCCGACCCCGCCAAGCCGCACCTGGTCAACCGCCTGCTCGTGCCCACTGAAAAAGAAAAGGTCATCAAGGCCGGCAAGCAAAAGATCGTCGAGACCAAGCTGTACCCCGGCTACGTCTTTGTCGAGATGCGCCTCGAAGACGACGGCCGGATCCCCCAGGACATCTTCTTCCTCATCAAGGAGACGACGGGTGTCGGTGACTTCATCGGCACGGCCGGCCGGCCCTCGCCGATGACGCTGCCCGAGGTCGAGAAGATGATCGAGTCCTCGAAGCCGCCCGAAGAGCAGCCCGAGGTCAAGATGGAGTTCCAGATCGGCGACCACGTCAAGATCACCGGCGGGCCGTTCGAGAACATGGAAGGCACGATCGACGAGACCCTGCCCGACCAGGGCAAGGTGCGCGTGATCGTCACCATCTTCGGCCGCGCGACGCCCGTCGAACTCGAGTACTGGCTCATCACCCGGGCCGAGGACGAGTAG